The Zingiber officinale cultivar Zhangliang chromosome 9A, Zo_v1.1, whole genome shotgun sequence genome window below encodes:
- the LOC122018859 gene encoding aquaporin TIP1-1-like isoform X1, with amino-acid sequence MCDASNFAIGAVLAQRVDGALHVIYYASKTLDSTQANYTTTEKELLAIVFALDKFRSYLLCSHVVVFSDHAALKFLLMKPDAKPRLIRWILLLQEFDLGIRDRSGKENLVADHLSRIERDLDHMTIDDNFRDEQIFRCMEKGIGDRMPIPRLAIGTPAEVTHPEALRAALAEFFSTFIFVFAGRGSVIAFEKMAGGSVSSPEGLVLTALAHAFALFAAVSTASNVSGGHVNPAVTFGALIGGHITLPRSILYCIAQLLGSSAACAVLGYSIGGLDAATFGLAAGVSPLRALVLEAAMTFGLVYTVYATAADAKRGAIGPLAIGLVVGANILAGGAFDGAAMNPALAFGPALVRWAWKDHGVYWAGPLAGGGVAGFFYEYFFTPNTFQPISSVNF; translated from the exons ATGTGTGATGCTTCAAATTTTGCAATAGGAGCAGTACTTGCACAGAGAGTAGATGGAGCActacatgtgatctactatgctTCAAAGACCTTAGATTCGACTCAAGCAAATTACACCACAACAGAAAAAGAGCTTCTTGCCATTGTttttgctttagataaatttagatCATATTTACTCTGTTCTCACGTGGTGGtattttctgatcatgcagcttTGAAGTTTCTTCTCATGAAGCCAGATGCCAAGCCTAGATTGATTAGATGGATACTTCTTCTTCAGGAGTTCGATTTGGGGATACGTGATAGGAGCgggaaggagaacttggttgcAGATCACTTGAGCAGAATTGAGAGAGACTTGGATCACATGACCATTGATGATAATTTTAGGGATGAGCAGATTTTCAGATGCATG GAAAAAGGCATAGGAGATAGGATGCCGATCCCTCGGCTCGCCATCGGAACTCCGGCTGAGGTGACTCACCCAGAAGCGCTCAGGGCGGCGCTCGCTGAGTTCTTCTCCACCTTCATCTTCGTCTTCGCCGGTCGCGGTTCGGTCATCGCCTTCG AGAAGATGGCGGGCGGCTCGGTATCGAGTCCGGAGGGACTCGTCTTGACGGCACTAGCGCACGCGTTCGCCCTATTCGCGGCCGTGTCGACGGCCTCCAACGTCTCCGGCGGCCACGTGAACCCCGCGGTGACCTTTGGAGCCTTAATCGGCGGCCACATCACGCTTCCCCGTAGCATCCTCTACTGTATCGCGCAGCTGCTAGGCTCCTCCGCGGCCTGCGCCGTGCTTGGCTATTCCATCGGCGGCCTGGACGCGGCGACCTTCGGCCTCGCCGCGGGCGTGAGCCCGTTGCGGGCGCTGGTGCTGGAGGCCGCGATGACCTTCGGGCTGGTGTACACGGTGTACGCGACGGCGGCGGACGCGAAAAGGGGAGCGATCGGACCTCTCGCGATTGGGTTGGTGGTGGGCGCTAACATTCTGGCCGGCGGGGCCTTCGACGGCGCGGCTATGAACCCGGCGTTGGCGTTCGGGCCGGCGCTGGTAAGGTGGGCATGGAAGGACCATGGCGTGTACTGGGCCGGGCCACTCGCCGGCGGCGGCGTCGCCGGGTTCTTCTACGAGTACTTCTTCACTCCAAACACCTTCCAGCCGATCTCTTCCGTCAATTTCTGA
- the LOC122018859 gene encoding aquaporin TIP1-1-like isoform X2: protein MQALKFLLMKPDAKPRLIRWILLLQEFDLGIRDRSGKENLVADHLSRIERDLDHMTIDDNFRDEQIFRCMEKGIGDRMPIPRLAIGTPAEVTHPEALRAALAEFFSTFIFVFAGRGSVIAFEKMAGGSVSSPEGLVLTALAHAFALFAAVSTASNVSGGHVNPAVTFGALIGGHITLPRSILYCIAQLLGSSAACAVLGYSIGGLDAATFGLAAGVSPLRALVLEAAMTFGLVYTVYATAADAKRGAIGPLAIGLVVGANILAGGAFDGAAMNPALAFGPALVRWAWKDHGVYWAGPLAGGGVAGFFYEYFFTPNTFQPISSVNF from the exons ATGCAAG cttTGAAGTTTCTTCTCATGAAGCCAGATGCCAAGCCTAGATTGATTAGATGGATACTTCTTCTTCAGGAGTTCGATTTGGGGATACGTGATAGGAGCgggaaggagaacttggttgcAGATCACTTGAGCAGAATTGAGAGAGACTTGGATCACATGACCATTGATGATAATTTTAGGGATGAGCAGATTTTCAGATGCATG GAAAAAGGCATAGGAGATAGGATGCCGATCCCTCGGCTCGCCATCGGAACTCCGGCTGAGGTGACTCACCCAGAAGCGCTCAGGGCGGCGCTCGCTGAGTTCTTCTCCACCTTCATCTTCGTCTTCGCCGGTCGCGGTTCGGTCATCGCCTTCG AGAAGATGGCGGGCGGCTCGGTATCGAGTCCGGAGGGACTCGTCTTGACGGCACTAGCGCACGCGTTCGCCCTATTCGCGGCCGTGTCGACGGCCTCCAACGTCTCCGGCGGCCACGTGAACCCCGCGGTGACCTTTGGAGCCTTAATCGGCGGCCACATCACGCTTCCCCGTAGCATCCTCTACTGTATCGCGCAGCTGCTAGGCTCCTCCGCGGCCTGCGCCGTGCTTGGCTATTCCATCGGCGGCCTGGACGCGGCGACCTTCGGCCTCGCCGCGGGCGTGAGCCCGTTGCGGGCGCTGGTGCTGGAGGCCGCGATGACCTTCGGGCTGGTGTACACGGTGTACGCGACGGCGGCGGACGCGAAAAGGGGAGCGATCGGACCTCTCGCGATTGGGTTGGTGGTGGGCGCTAACATTCTGGCCGGCGGGGCCTTCGACGGCGCGGCTATGAACCCGGCGTTGGCGTTCGGGCCGGCGCTGGTAAGGTGGGCATGGAAGGACCATGGCGTGTACTGGGCCGGGCCACTCGCCGGCGGCGGCGTCGCCGGGTTCTTCTACGAGTACTTCTTCACTCCAAACACCTTCCAGCCGATCTCTTCCGTCAATTTCTGA